A stretch of Geitlerinema sp. PCC 9228 DNA encodes these proteins:
- a CDS encoding glycosyltransferase family 4 protein produces the protein MSRLLFISDRFPPDIGGVSRSSQRLVGELAEMGITVDVLTWTQSLEAGEVASDRYSDNHDIQVYRVGRHRHWDTTMPHTLNAIAWLQEQKPYDAVWGHYLFPGGFLAVWLGQNQQIPCTVSVRGNDLERTLFPPGDFSRLQWTLKNADVITAVSEDLRKKIEKIVSDQEIFLLKNAVDEKIFTPASDRTGINSLRTQLNIAENEVVLGFSGELREKKGSKFLLNALHYLRQYRPACLFIIGDIRPDEETNIQKFASQYPDAGNRIIITGHLEDPATIAKYLQICDVYLQPSLWEGMPNALLEAMACGCCCIASDAGGIPEIIEHGKDGFLLPRWQLHHLATAIWEFLELDATTRQAISQAACDRIRQEFSIAAEKQRLQEVLQRLGIA, from the coding sequence ATGTCTCGCTTGCTTTTCATCAGCGATCGCTTTCCCCCCGATATCGGCGGGGTTTCCCGCAGTTCCCAACGCCTGGTTGGCGAATTGGCAGAGATGGGAATCACCGTTGATGTGTTAACCTGGACGCAATCGCTGGAAGCGGGAGAAGTGGCTAGCGATCGCTACAGTGACAACCACGACATTCAGGTCTACCGGGTGGGTCGCCATCGCCACTGGGATACCACCATGCCGCATACCCTCAACGCGATCGCTTGGTTGCAAGAGCAAAAACCTTACGATGCCGTTTGGGGACATTATTTATTTCCCGGTGGATTTTTAGCCGTGTGGTTGGGACAAAACCAGCAAATTCCCTGTACGGTCAGCGTTCGAGGCAACGATTTAGAACGGACGTTATTTCCTCCCGGTGATTTTTCCAGGTTGCAGTGGACCCTGAAAAACGCCGATGTTATTACGGCAGTTAGCGAGGATTTACGCAAAAAAATTGAAAAGATTGTTAGCGACCAAGAGATTTTCCTGTTAAAAAACGCCGTTGACGAGAAAATTTTTACCCCAGCCAGCGATCGCACAGGGATAAACTCCCTGCGAACCCAACTCAATATCGCCGAAAATGAAGTAGTTTTGGGATTTTCCGGGGAACTGCGGGAGAAAAAAGGGTCCAAATTCTTACTCAATGCCTTGCACTACCTGCGTCAATACCGACCCGCTTGCTTGTTCATTATAGGAGACATACGACCGGACGAAGAAACCAACATCCAAAAATTTGCTTCCCAATATCCAGATGCGGGAAATCGCATTATTATCACCGGTCATTTAGAAGACCCAGCTACAATTGCAAAATATTTGCAAATATGCGATGTGTACCTACAGCCGTCTTTGTGGGAAGGGATGCCAAATGCCTTGTTGGAAGCTATGGCTTGCGGTTGCTGTTGCATTGCCAGCGATGCCGGTGGCATTCCTGAAATTATCGAACACGGCAAGGATGGATTTTTGCTTCCCCGCTGGCAGCTACATCATTTGGCAACGGCTATATGGGAATTTTTGGAATTAGACGCAACCACCCGGCAGGCTATTTCTCAGGCAGCTTGCGATCGCATTCGCCAAGAATTTTCTATAGCAGCGGAAAAACAGCGTTTGCAGGAAGTTTTGCAGCGATTGGGGATTGCTTGA
- a CDS encoding nuclear transport factor 2 family protein — protein sequence MTATEIRNCIQQAAQACQQKDATTFASLFASNAELIISNQRIVGKEQIAAITANYLANCENIQIDIKNIIVEENRAVVEWIWRDRKGDSGKENCAANAISLTFVDGKIARWREYTAPPLETEPSNE from the coding sequence ATGACTGCAACTGAAATTCGCAATTGCATCCAACAAGCCGCACAAGCTTGCCAGCAAAAAGATGCTACGACCTTTGCTTCTCTATTTGCCAGCAATGCGGAACTGATTATTTCCAACCAACGTATTGTCGGCAAAGAGCAAATTGCCGCCATTACTGCCAACTATTTGGCTAACTGCGAAAATATTCAAATTGACATCAAAAATATAATTGTAGAAGAAAACCGTGCGGTTGTCGAGTGGATTTGGCGCGATCGCAAGGGGGATAGTGGCAAAGAAAATTGTGCCGCCAATGCCATTTCTCTCACTTTTGTAGATGGAAAAATTGCTCGCTGGCGGGAATATACAGCGCCTCCTTTGGAAACAGAGCCATCAAACGAGTAA
- a CDS encoding LysR family transcriptional regulator: MAFTQVVNFGGFAAAAREMGCSRSAVNKLVNHLEKELGVQLLYRTTRQVSPTEIGMAFYERCTAILADLEAAEAATSQRQTELRGNLRVNAPVSFGTLHLSQAIAEFIEQHPQLHVELTLNDRFVDPIEEGFDVTIRISQPPESPDMVANPLTTVPRYLCASGAYLEKYGIPTHPQDLRHHTCFHYGYLATGNPWKLTGEDGEHTICIQGNLYSNNGEVLRDAAIAGLGIVMLPEFIVGKALQQGSLQRILPNYQVPDISIWILHPISRHLSTKVRVFTEFLQAKFRDRSW; the protein is encoded by the coding sequence TTGGCTTTTACACAGGTCGTAAACTTTGGTGGTTTTGCTGCTGCAGCGAGAGAAATGGGATGTTCGCGGTCGGCAGTAAACAAATTGGTCAACCATCTAGAGAAGGAACTGGGAGTACAGCTATTGTATCGGACAACGCGGCAGGTTTCTCCCACAGAAATCGGCATGGCTTTTTACGAACGCTGCACAGCTATTCTTGCCGATTTGGAGGCTGCAGAAGCTGCTACCTCGCAACGACAAACGGAACTTCGAGGCAATTTGCGGGTGAATGCACCTGTTTCCTTTGGTACGCTACACTTATCCCAAGCGATCGCGGAGTTTATCGAACAACATCCACAATTACACGTAGAACTAACCCTCAACGATCGGTTTGTGGATCCTATCGAAGAAGGTTTCGATGTAACTATACGCATTTCGCAGCCTCCAGAATCGCCAGATATGGTTGCCAATCCCCTGACCACGGTTCCCCGGTATCTGTGTGCCTCTGGTGCTTATTTAGAAAAATATGGAATTCCCACCCATCCCCAAGACTTACGCCACCATACTTGTTTTCATTACGGTTATTTGGCAACAGGTAACCCATGGAAACTCACTGGCGAAGACGGAGAACATACAATTTGCATCCAGGGAAATTTATATTCCAACAACGGTGAAGTGTTGCGGGATGCGGCGATTGCCGGATTGGGAATTGTTATGTTGCCGGAATTTATTGTTGGCAAAGCGTTGCAGCAAGGGAGTTTGCAAAGGATTTTACCAAACTATCAAGTACCGGACATTTCGATTTGGATATTGCATCCTATCAGCCGGCACTTATCTACGAAAGTACGGGTATTTACCGAATTTTTGCAAGCCAAATTTCGCGATCGCTCGTGGTAA
- a CDS encoding CAP domain-containing protein — protein sequence MLPISKLVLATAGFVAITLPTLPLLSAPRQIDTQAQNTILQTHNQYREEVGVSPLEWSQELAASAKKWAEHLAEIDTMEHSESNGEYGENIWSGTKGYFSWEDMVDAWGEEKQYFIPNRAIPNACEGSWQKCGHYTQLIWQDTQEVGCGLASNDQREFLVCQYNPPGNFQGEQPY from the coding sequence ATGCTACCAATTTCCAAACTCGTTCTAGCAACGGCTGGTTTCGTTGCCATTACCCTACCCACTCTACCATTGCTATCCGCCCCCAGGCAAATCGATACGCAAGCCCAAAATACAATCCTGCAAACCCACAATCAATACCGAGAAGAAGTTGGCGTATCTCCTCTGGAATGGTCGCAAGAACTGGCAGCCAGCGCCAAAAAATGGGCAGAACATCTCGCCGAAATTGATACCATGGAACACAGCGAAAGCAACGGCGAATATGGAGAAAATATTTGGTCGGGAACCAAAGGCTATTTTTCCTGGGAAGATATGGTCGATGCTTGGGGAGAAGAAAAACAATATTTTATCCCCAATCGTGCCATTCCCAACGCTTGCGAAGGTAGCTGGCAAAAATGCGGTCATTACACGCAGTTGATTTGGCAGGATACTCAAGAAGTAGGTTGCGGTTTGGCGAGTAACGACCAACGGGAATTTTTGGTTTGCCAGTACAATCCCCCCGGCAATTTTCAAGGGGAACAACCTTACTGA
- a CDS encoding sucrase ferredoxin encodes MNPLTQSGEAHFCSVVSKANGEDPIGSAGNYDQWFVLETPPPWIEEFWREIPALQPMLAVAKQRMERDGLKMRPFAIASDREYSQNIPQGWMRLIHYRRPGLLFARFEKQEYILPKEQVSDLAIALLNNNQQQLAAFQKFRQETNHIRDLLVCTHGNVDVACSRFGYPIYKQLRSEYAPASPGNLRVWQCSHFGGHRFAPTLIDLPEGRYWGHLEPGMLDTLVWQQGDVETLRSFYRGWAGLTQIEQIAEREIWMQEDWAWLNYQKKGKILDIDRENREWADIQLDFTDSQQNISGQYTARVEVSHTVDTMGESGDEQTTHLKQYRVCHLVKK; translated from the coding sequence ATGAATCCATTGACCCAGTCTGGTGAAGCTCATTTTTGTTCGGTGGTCTCGAAAGCCAACGGCGAAGACCCCATTGGTTCGGCGGGGAATTACGACCAATGGTTTGTTTTGGAAACGCCACCACCTTGGATTGAGGAGTTTTGGCGGGAAATTCCGGCCTTGCAACCCATGCTGGCGGTTGCCAAACAGCGCATGGAACGGGATGGTTTGAAAATGCGACCGTTTGCCATTGCCAGCGATCGCGAATACTCCCAAAATATTCCTCAAGGCTGGATGCGTTTGATACACTATCGCCGTCCGGGTCTATTGTTTGCTCGCTTTGAAAAACAAGAATATATTTTACCGAAAGAACAAGTTAGCGATTTAGCGATCGCTTTATTAAACAACAACCAACAACAGCTAGCTGCCTTCCAAAAATTTCGTCAGGAGACCAACCACATTCGCGATTTGCTAGTTTGTACTCACGGCAATGTAGATGTGGCTTGTTCTCGCTTTGGCTATCCCATTTACAAACAATTGCGTTCCGAATACGCACCCGCCTCCCCAGGCAACCTCCGCGTTTGGCAATGCTCTCACTTTGGCGGCCATCGCTTTGCCCCTACCCTCATCGACCTACCAGAAGGGCGCTATTGGGGACATTTGGAACCAGGCATGTTGGATACTCTGGTCTGGCAGCAGGGGGATGTAGAGACCTTGCGATCGTTTTATCGCGGTTGGGCTGGACTAACGCAAATCGAACAAATTGCCGAACGTGAAATATGGATGCAAGAAGATTGGGCGTGGTTGAATTATCAAAAAAAGGGAAAAATCCTAGATATAGACCGAGAAAATCGCGAGTGGGCAGATATTCAACTAGATTTTACTGACTCCCAACAAAATATTTCCGGACAATATACAGCCAGAGTAGAAGTTAGCCATACAGTGGATACCATGGGAGAGTCTGGCGACGAACAAACCACCCATCTCAAACAGTATCGCGTTTGCCATCTAGTAAAAAAATAA
- a CDS encoding MFS transporter, which produces MSQRQPKTSPNHTRSFYIVWSGQLVSAIGSHMSHFAISIWVWEQTQQATALALVALFTQMPRVLVSPLAGGLVDRWHRKTLILLGDTIAALSVVTLLLLYLMGSLQVWHFFFAGAVNGTFSQLQQLAYTASISQLVPEGQYTRAGGMSSVLHYGSVILAPALAGSLYEPVGLAGIFAADLGTFAFAVATVVAATIPSPRGTPQESKHKASKTNFWHHIILGFRYVFANPSLLALLGAMALFQLIHDIGKGLYSPMILARSGGDAQVLGTVAAAAGIGGILGSVLVGVWGGPKRKIHGFLLGMVGAGLSKIVFGLGRSPMVWVPAQFLSSVHFPTIHSTRQSILFAQVDPNFQGRVFSIGFLLVGAIPPFGKLLAGFIADRFLEPAMMPGGWLAGVFGGIFGVGSGAGMALLYTISSIGLVLIGLAGYTWKPLRNVEFWQPKTVEKVTGNEP; this is translated from the coding sequence TATATTGTCTGGAGCGGTCAGCTGGTTTCTGCCATTGGCAGCCACATGAGTCATTTTGCCATTTCCATTTGGGTGTGGGAACAAACGCAACAAGCAACGGCATTGGCGCTGGTGGCTTTATTTACCCAAATGCCGCGCGTCCTCGTATCTCCCTTAGCCGGGGGATTGGTCGATCGCTGGCATCGCAAAACCCTCATTTTATTGGGGGATACGATCGCTGCTTTGTCTGTGGTTACCCTGTTGCTACTTTATCTGATGGGCAGCTTGCAAGTTTGGCATTTCTTTTTTGCGGGAGCTGTCAACGGTACATTTTCGCAGTTGCAACAGCTAGCCTATACCGCCTCTATTTCCCAGTTGGTTCCCGAAGGGCAGTATACGCGCGCTGGCGGCATGAGTTCGGTATTGCACTACGGTTCTGTGATTTTAGCACCGGCACTGGCAGGCAGTCTTTACGAACCGGTGGGGTTGGCTGGTATTTTTGCCGCCGATTTGGGAACGTTTGCTTTTGCCGTGGCGACGGTGGTGGCTGCGACCATTCCCTCTCCCAGGGGAACCCCTCAAGAATCCAAGCATAAAGCTTCTAAAACCAATTTCTGGCATCACATTATTCTGGGTTTCCGTTACGTATTTGCCAATCCGAGTTTGTTGGCTTTGCTAGGGGCAATGGCTTTGTTCCAACTTATCCACGATATTGGTAAGGGTCTGTACTCACCCATGATTTTAGCCCGTTCTGGCGGCGATGCCCAGGTTTTGGGAACGGTGGCAGCAGCCGCTGGTATCGGTGGCATTTTGGGGTCGGTGTTGGTTGGGGTTTGGGGCGGTCCCAAACGGAAAATTCATGGCTTCCTATTGGGTATGGTTGGGGCAGGTTTGAGTAAGATTGTGTTTGGTTTGGGGCGATCGCCTATGGTTTGGGTGCCCGCACAATTTTTATCTTCTGTGCATTTTCCTACGATTCACAGTACCCGACAAAGCATTTTATTTGCTCAAGTAGACCCCAATTTCCAAGGCAGGGTTTTTTCCATTGGGTTTTTGCTTGTAGGCGCAATTCCGCCATTTGGAAAATTGCTGGCAGGATTTATTGCCGATCGCTTTTTGGAACCGGCGATGATGCCGGGAGGTTGGCTAGCTGGCGTGTTTGGCGGTATTTTTGGCGTGGGGTCCGGTGCTGGCATGGCGCTGCTTTATACCATTTCCTCCATAGGTTTGGTCTTAATTGGGTTGGCAGGATATACTTGGAAACCCTTACGGAATGTCGAGTTTTGGCAACCAAAAACGGTAGAAAAAGTAACAGGAAACGAACCATGA